The Pukyongia salina genome segment CTTTCGATTTAGTTTATTTAATATGAGTCCGCGATAAGCGACAAGCCGTTTTCATTTCCCTCCCAACTCTCGTTAAAATTAAAAGGAGCTTAGCAAACAACATTCCTTTGGAGATGAATTTTAATTTCTTTGATCTCTTTACCTTTACAATAGAATTTTAGAATAACAAGAGTGATAAACTGTCTTTAATTTATCATTAAATACGCTTTACTAGTCTTAGAATATGCTTCACCATAAAAGATTCCTTTCAGTAATATATAAGATATGAAAGCCGCCATTCGCAGAAAATATGGTTCGCCAAGTTGTATAAGAATAGAAAATATTGAAAAGCCCATTCCAAAAGAAAATGAGGTTTTAATTAAAGTAATTGCCACTACCGTAAACCGAACGGATTGTGCAAACCTCACTGCCAGACCATTTATCATGAGATTTATTCTAGGAATCTTTAAGCCGGGAAAAATTATATTAGGGACAGATTTTGCAGGTGAGGTAGTTTCTTTAGGGGAGAGCGTGAAATCACTCAAAATTGGAGACCGTGTGTTTGGCTTTAAAGACACAGGATCAAGATCACAAGCCGAATACATTGCCCTGGAAGAAAATAACTTATTTGCTATACCGGAAAACATAAATTATAAGCAAGCCGCTGCGAGTTTGGAAGGAGCTCATTATGCCTATACTTTTATTCATAAGGTCAAGATCAAGCCCGAGCAAAAGATATTAGTAAATGGAGCAACAGGAGCGATTGGATCTGCGCTCTTACAATTTGTGAGGCAATACGATGTGCACATCACTGCCACCTGCAACACTAAAAATATCGAATTAATTCGATCCTTGGGCGCCGATAAAATTTACGATTACCTCCAGGAGGATTTTACAGCTTATCAAGACAAATATGACTTTATTTTCGATGCTGTTGGAAAAAGTACATTTGGAAAATGTAAGCCGCTGCTCAAGGACAACGGGGTATATATATCTTCTGAATTAGGGCCAAATTCCCAAAATTTGCTTTTTGCATTAACAACTCCGATAATTGGAAGTAAAAGAGTCATCTTCCCTGTACCCTTTAATACAAAAAAGACCATTCCATATATTATGCAGCTTTTGAAAGAAGAAAAATTTAAACCGGTAATAGATAGAGAATATTCAATTGACGAAATAGGATTGGCCTACGAATATGTTCTGCGTGGAGAGAAAACAGGCAACGTAATAGTTAAATTAGTGTAGCAGGAGTTCCACTTTAAAATAGATATACTGGAAATTGCAACAGAAACAATTAAGCCTGGCACGGAACTGGATCGTAATCTACTCTAAAATAAAAACCCGCTCAATTTAAATCGAGCGGGTTCTAAGTCTGCTATTTAATCAATTACTTGTTCTGGGCGTAGTTTTTTGCAACAGCGTCCCAATTGATCACATTGAAAAAGGCCGCAACATAGTCCGGTCTTCTGTTTTGATAATTTAAGTAATAGGCATGCTCCCATACATCAAGTCCCAAAATTGGAGTTCCTCCACATGTTACGCCCGGCATTAGCGGGTTATCCTGATTTGGGGTGGAACACACCTCCACTTTTCCTCCTGGATGAACACATAGCCAGGCCCATCCTGAACCAAATTGGGTTTTGGCAGCTTTTGAAAATGTTTCCTTAAAGGCATCGAAACTTCCGTATGCATCATTGATAGCTTCGGCTAGTTCGCCACTGGGCTGCCCTCCTCCGTTAGGTGACATTACTTCCCAGAATAGCCTGTGGTTATAGTAACCCCCACCATTATTTCTAACTGCGCCATTGCTCATATCCAGATTGGTAAGTATTTCTTCAATAGATTTACCTTCTAAGTCGGTGCCCTCAATAGCGGCATTTAAGTTATTTGTGTATCCTGCATGGTGTTTCCCATGATGAATCTCCATAGTGCGTGCGTCGATATGAGGTTCAAGCGCATCCGTAGCATATGGAAGAGTTGGTAATTGGAAAGACATAATATGTAGTTTTAGATTATTAATAAATTGCATCTCAAAGGTAGTTATTCTAGTTTTTTTAAACTGTTAGAGAATTAATAAGATTTTTATTCCCTTATAGATTATAATTATTGTATGCTGAGTGCCGAGGTTTCTTTAATTTAGTAAAAAATTAGCCTTTGACCGATCAATCTTCCTTTGTAATCTTCAATGCATCTGCCGGAAGCGGTAAAACTTATTCGTTGGTAAAGGCATATTTGAAAACCCTTTTAATAAATCCCGGTTCCGACTATTACAAATATCTGCTCGCGATCACATTCACAAATAAGGCTGTTGCAGAAATGAAACAGCGTATAATAACTTATTTGCGTCATTTTGCTGAAGAAAATGTGCTTGACGACCCTCCAGAGATGATGAAAAGCTTATCAAAGGAATGTAATCTCTCCCTGCAGCAGGTTCATCAAAAATCGGAAGATATCTTACATCACTTGCTCCATCATTATGCAGCTTTTAGCGTAGAGACCATTGATGGCTTAAATCACAGGTTAATTAGAACATTTGCCAGAGACCTAAAGATAGCGTCTAATTTTGAGGTTTCACTCGAACAGGATGAATTACTGGACCAGGCGGTTGACAATTTAATGAAACGTGCCGGGGAAGATAAACAGATCACCGAAATCCTGGTGGAATTTACTTTGGATAAGACAGATGACGACAAATCATGGGATATTTCAAAAGACATTTCGCGCGCTGCTGGTATCCTGTTCAACGAAAATGAATTGCCCAACGTGGAAAGGCTTAAATCCTGGTCTCTCTCCCGCTTCAACAAGATCCGCTCCCGGTTGAGAACAGCGCTTTCCGAAGCTGATTCGCAACTTCAACAAATTGCCGGCGACACTTTACAACTCATCGACGAAAGCGGATTGGAACACGAGGATTTTTCTGGTAGCTATTACCCCAAATATCTCAAAAAGGTTCTCGATGGAAGCGAGCTTCGATTTGGCTCCAAATGGCAGGAAACATTAAGAGACAAACCGTTGTATCCCACTAGATTGCTGAAGGAAGCTCCGCATTCGGCGGCTACCATCGATGAGCTCGCACACCAATTCGCAGATGTTTTCGACCAGACCAAAACTATTTATTTCAGAAAGTTATTAATTAGATCGCTGCTTACTAATCTTACTCCACTTTCTGTTATAAACCTGGTGCAACAGGAAATCGATAACATCAAAGAAGAAGAAAACATTGTCCCGATTTCCGAATTTAACAGGCTGATCAATGCCGAGATCAAGAATCAGCCGGCCCCATATATTTACGAACGGCTTGGCGAGAGGTATCGGCATTTCTTTATAGACGAATTCCAGGACACTTCAAGTTTGCAATGGGAAAATCTGGTTCCCCTCATCGATAATTCCCTGTCTCAGGAACAGGATGCAAATCCCGGAAGCCTATTGCTGGTTGGAGATGCCAAACAAGCCATTTATCGCTGGCGTGGCGGACTTCCGGAATTGTTCATCGAACTTTATAATTGCAAGAATCCTTTCTCCGTTACAGACAAAACCGTTAAAAACCTGGATACAAATTGGAGGAGTTGTGCGGAGATCGTCAACTTCAACAACGATTTTTTTACCCATATTTCGGGATATTTCAACAAGAAATTACATCAGGAATTATACGCTATTGGTAATAATCAAAAGCAGAATTACAGGGAGGGCGGTTATGTTCGCATGGAATTCGTGGAATTTGAACGTAAGGATGATGCTCATGAGGTTTATGCAGATAGTGTATCCAATTCGATAAAGGATTTATTATCCCAGGGTTATCAATTAAGTGATATTTGCGTGCTAACCCGTAAGAGAATGGAAGGTATTTCATTGGGAGAGTTATTAATGGAGAAGGGTATTCGAGTGGTTTCTTCGGAAACACTTTTACTGGCACACTCGCCTGTGGTAAAATTCCTTGTCAATATTCTAATATTCAGGTCGCAACCCGAAAATGACGAACTAAAAGCAGAAATCCTCCTCTTTTTACACCAACACTACCAGGTGAACGAACCGTTATCCGATTTTCTTGCCACTTTCTTTCCAGGCGCTGAAATCGATTTTAGTGCTACGCTTCAGAATTATGGAATTGAACTCAGGCTGGACAAAACTCAATCCCTTACCCTGTACGAAACATGCGAGTATGTTCTCATCCATTGCGAGCTGCTTACCAGAGCAGATGCTTACGTGGATGGATTTATGAACCTGGTTTTCGATTTCGAACAGCGCCAGGCAATGTTAAAATCATCATTTGCCGAATACTGGTTCAGCAAAAAAGAAAAAGAAGCCATTAGTATTGGAGAAGATGTGAATGCCGTTCGATTAATGACGATCCACAAAGCTAAAGGGCTCGAATTTCCCGTGGTTCTGTTTCCTTATGCCGATGTGGATATCTATTCAGAAAAGATGCCAAAAACCTGGATCCATGCCGAAACCATAACCGATGAATCTGAACCGTTCATGATCAATTTTAACAAGGACATCGTAGAATATGGCGACGAGGGGGAAACTATTTACAATGAAAGACGGGCGACCCTTCAGCTGGATAATATCAACTTGCTATATGTAACACTTACTCGGGCAGTGGAGCAACTTCATATCTTTTCCAAAAAAACCAACCCCCCTGCCAATGGTGAGTTGAAGAAATACAGCGATTTCTTTATAAGTTATCTGCAATATAAAGAGCTATGGAATGACGACTCTAAAGTTTTTGAATTTGGTGCACCCCCTAAGCCTGATCCCGCGATATCTACTCCCGAGGTAAAAGAAACAATTATAGAATATATCGCTTCACCTCCCGAAACCCACGATTTAAAGTTGGCAACTGCAGAAGCCTCCCTTTGGGAAACAGACGCCTCCCTTAAAATAACAGCCGGAACTCTACTACATGACATAATGGGGAAGATCAAATTTAGCGACGACGTAGAGGAGGTTCTCGATAAATTTGAACTGGAATCTGGAATGGAAGGCACAGAGATCGAAAAACTTAGGTCTATAATAGTAAAGATCACCTCTCATCCGGAACTGGCACACCTTTTTCAGCCAGGACAAAAAGTTGAGACTGAACGCGATATTATTACCGCAGATGGACAACTTCTTCGTCCGGACCGGATTAATTTTCACCCTAATGGAGAAATTACGCTTATCGATTACAAAACCGGTGGGGCGAGTGACTCTCATATCGAGCAGGTAGAGACCTATGCTCGCGCCTTGAGAGATATGAAACTAAAGGTGAACAACAAGCTTATTATATACGCTTCCGAAGATAAAATAATGATAAATAAACTTTAAATTTGAAGCCTCTAAAAACCCAGATATGTACGGAAACATTAAGGAACATTTGCAACGAGAACTTGAAGAGATCAAGGAAAACGGACTTTTTAAAAAGGAACGCATTATCACTTCGCCCCAGGATGCGGTGATCACAATTTCAACCGGTGAGAAGGTAATTAACTTTTGCGCCAACAACTACTTGGGATTATCTTCAAATAAGGAAGTGATACAGGCAGCCAAAGACACCATGGATACTCACGGTTTTGGGATGTCATCCGTACGTTTTATTTGTGGTACCCAGGATATTCATAAAACTCTAGAAAAAAAGATCGCAGACTATTATGGAACCGAAGACACCATCTTGTATGCGGCGGCGTTCGACGCGAATGGAGGTGTATTCGAACCGCTGTTAGGCCCAGATGACGCCATAATTTCCGATTCACTCAATCACGCTTCCATCATAGACGGCGTGCGATTGTGTAAGGCCGCCCGATATCGCTATCAGAACAGTGATATGGATGATCTGGAAAAGCAGCTGATTGCGGCGAATGAAAATAATGCCCGTTTTAAGATCATCGTGACAGATGGAGTGTTCTCAATGGATGGATTACTTGCCCCTCTTGATAAGATTTGTGATCTGGCTGAAAAATATGATGCTCTGGTCATGATAGACGAATGTCACGCAGCCGGATTTATTGGAGAAACAGGTAGAGGTACTCTTGAAGAGAAGGGCGTAATGGGAAGGATAGATATTATTACCGGAACCCTTGGAAAGGCCCTTGGAGGTGCGATGGGAGGATATACTACTGCTAAAAAAGAGATTATTGAGATGTTGAGACAGCGATCGAGGCCGTATCTGTTCTCAAATTCTCTCGCACCAGCCATAGTAGGTGCCTCGATTAAGGTCTTTGAAATGCTCGACACAGACACCCGATTACGGGACAAACTTCAGGAAAATACAGCATATTTTAAAAAAGGGATGCAGAAAGCAGGATTTGATATAATAGACGGCGACTCGGCCATAGTTCCAGTGATGCTCTATGATGCCAAGCTTTCACAGACCATGGCAGACATGTTGCTCGAAGAAGGAATTTATGTGATTGGATTCTTTTATCCCGTAGTTCCGAAGGGAAAAGCCCGAATCCGGGTTCAGCTCTCTGCTGCTCACGAAAAAGAGCATTTGGATAAGGCGATAAACGCGTTCGTAAAAGTAGGCGAAAAATTAGGGGTAATAAACCCTTGACCACCTTTATTTATACCTAATTGCGCCCATATTTTAAAAAATTTTAATAGATTTGCTTTTGTTATAAGTTTTAACAACTTACTTTTGCTCTAATTAACACTTAAAATTAAACAATCGAATATGAAACATCTTAACACTTTTTTAGTTGCTGCCTTACTGCTTTTAGGCGTTGGGGTAACAAACGCACAGGACGAAAATAATCCTTGGGCAATCGAAGTTGGTGTAAACGCAGTTGATGTTTACCCAGTTGGTCTTGATGATGAAGGAAGATTTCCTAACATGATTGGAGATCTCGCAATCAAGGGCGATTTATTTGACGAATATTTCAATGCAAATGACCACTGGAATATCCTTCCATCTATCTCTCGCGTTTCTGTGGGTAGATATATTGGTAGTGGATTCACATTTACTGCTGCCGGATCTGTAAACAAGATCACTAAACTAGGTAATGTAAAAATTAACGATGTTACTTACTATTCTGCTGATGGTGAGATCGAATATAGCTTAAGAGACGTTATAGGAGGTCCAGGCGGATGGTTCGATCCAACCTTAGGAGTTGGTGGTGGATACACTTGGGTTGACGATGTAGGATTTGGAACGGCTAACGCGCTAGCGGGTGTTCGTTTTTGGGTAGGTGAGAACCTGGCCCTTAGTTTCCAATCTGCATATAAGCACTCGTTTGAGGATGATTACGGAATCATTCACTTCCAGCACTCAGTTGGTGTTATGTTCAAATTCGGTGGAAAAGATACAGATGGTGACGGAATCTACGATCAAGACGATGAATGTCCAGAGACTCCAGGTCTTCCGGAATTCAACGGATGTCCTGATACAGACGGTGACGGAATCGAAGACAGAAAAGATGCTTGTCCTAACACTCCAGGTCTTGCAGAATTCAACGGATGTCCTGATACAGATGGTGATGGTATTCCTGATCCTCAGGATGCTTGTCCTACTGTAGCCGGAATTGCTTCTCTAAACGGTTGTCCAGATGCTGATGGTGATGGAATCACCGATGCTGAAGATGCTTGTCCTAACGAAGCTGGTCCTGCTGCTAACAATGGATGCCCATGGCCAGATCGTGATGGTGACGGTGTACTAGACAAAGACGATCAGTGTCCAGATGTTCCTGGAACTGTTGCAAACAACGGTTGTCCTGAAGTAACTGTAGAGATCATCAAGCAATTGAATGATTACTCTAAAACTATCTTGTTCGACACTGGTAAAGCTACTATTCGTCAAGAGTCTTATGCAGTACTTCAAAGCATAGTAGACATCATGAAAGAATATCCAAATACATATTTCGTAATTGAAGGTCACACAGACAGTGTTGGTAGCGATAAGTCTAACCAAACTCTTTCTGACAACAGAGCGAAATCTGTTAGAGATTATCTTGTAACTATCGGAATGGACGGATCCAGATTATCCTCTGTAGGATATGGTGAATCCAGACCAATTGCTACAAACAATACCAAAGCTGGTAGACAACAAAACAGACGTGTGGAAATTTCTCTTAAGAAATAAAACATATCTAAATAAATAGAAAAACGCCTCCCGATAACGGAGGCGTTTTTTATTTTTATAGTATGCAAACATTCCTGGAGGAAACTATAGAAGAGCTATTAAAAAAACATGAGGATATTGCTCAACTAACTATCGTTCTTCCCAGTAAAAGAGCAGGAGGGTTCTTTAAAAATTATCTTCGGAACCAAATCGCTAAAACAACTTTTCTCCCGAGAATAATAAGTATAGAAGAATTTGTTGAAATCCTTTCCGACCTCAGAATTATCGACAATACCCAGCTATTGCTAAAAAGTTACGGGGCCTACAAACAGACTACTTCCATCAAGGAAAAAGAAGATTTCGAATCTTACGCTTCCTGGATCCAGACCTTGCTAAACGACTTCAACGAAATTGATCGCTATTTAGTCGACACTGACAAATTCTTTCATTATTTAGGTAGTATAAAGTCTTTAGAACACTGGTCTATGAATGATCAGCCTACCGAATTCATAAGTAATTATCTCTCGTTTTGGAACAGCCTTCCCGAATTCTATGACCGTTTAAGATCGAGTCTCCTACAGGAAGGTGTGGGTTATCAGGGAATGGTGTATCGTAAGGCTGCGGAAGAGCTTGAACATTATCTTTCTTCCCACGGAGACGAACCTCATGTGTTTATAGGATTCAACGCCTTAAATACTGCAGAGCAAACCATCATAAAGGAATTACTCGAAACCGGGAATTCGGAAATATATTGGGATGCAGAATCATACTTCTTTGAAGATAGGGACCACAGCGCCTCCCGATTTATGAAGGAGTACTTTAAATCCTGGAAATATTACTCGGGAACCAAACCAACATTATCTGCGAACTATAGAAGGCCTAAGATTTTTCACTTTATTGAAGTGCAGAAAAATATAGCACAAGTAAAATATGCAGGACAATTATTGGCTCGAATGTCGCAAGAAGAGCTTAATGAAACTGCTGTTGTATTAGCTGATGAAAATCTACTGGTGCCTTTAATATACTCTTTACCTCCTCAGTTGAAATCGGTGAACATAACTATGGGAGTTAGTATCAGGAACTTTCCAGCAAGTACTTTTTTCCTCTCCCTATTACAAATGCATCGGAAAAAGTCCTCTCAATGGTACTATAAGGATGTAATGAGATTATTGAACAATCCTATAGGGTCGAAACTAGTCCATGATGCCAGAACGATAGTTAGCGAAATATCCCGTCAAAATTACACCTATATATCCCTGGCGCAGCTAGTCAATCTATCCGATGGCAATTCAGAAGAAAATTTAAATCTTCTATTTGGTGAATGGGGCAACGATCCTTCTCTGGCTATAAAGCTTTCAAAGAAACTTCTCTTACAATTGAAAGACCTTACCCGGGAAAATCCTATGGAACGAGTAACAGTATTCGAATTGTACAAAGTTTTCGATAACATTGGAGTCTACGCTAAAGATTTCGCGCATTTAAATTCAATAAGGACGGTATATTCCCTGTTAGAGGAGGCTCTCTCGGCCACTACAACCGATTTTAAAGGAGACGCTTATCAGGGTTTACAAATAATGGGGGTACTGGAAACGCGTGTACTCGACTTTAAAAATATTATCCTGCTCTCGGTGAACGAAGGTTTTCTACCTTCGGGAAAATCGAATGCTTCCTTTTTAACATACGACCTGAAAAAAGAATATGATCTTCCACTTTTTACAGATAAGGACGCCATCTACACCTATCATTTTTATCGATTATTACACAGGGCAGAGAATATCTGGTTGCTATATAATGGTAGTTCGGAAGGACTGAATGTTGGAGAAAAAAGCAGGTTTCTCCTTCAACTGGAAATAGAAAAACTAGAAAATCATAAGATCATCCAGGAGACGGCTTCCCCTCTAATTTCGATTTATAATACCCCAGCACGCGAAATCTCAAAAACTAAAACGGTGTTGAACAGGCTTAAGGAAATTGCATCCAATGGGTTCTCTCCTTCTGCACTTACGGCCTATATTAGAAATCCAATGGATTTTTACCTATCCCGTGTCCTGAAGATCAACGAGGCTGAGGAAGTGGAAGAAACCGTAGATTTTCAAACTTTGGGGACAATAGTACATAACTGCCTGCAGACCTTTTACGAACCTCTGGAAGGAACGATACTTACGAAGGCAGACCTGGCAGTTATGAAAAATCGAGTTCATGAAGAAGTAACCTGCGAGTTTGAGAAAACCTTCATGAAAGGCGAATTTACCAAAGGTAAGAACCTTCTAATTTTTGAAGTTGCTAAACGTTATGTTGAAAATTTGATCCAATTAGACCAAACCGATCTTGAGCATGGCCACCAAATCCGAATACTTCAGATAGAGACAAACTTAAAAATGTCGATCCCAATTGAAGAATTATCGTTTCCAGTGGCTATTCAGGGTACTGTAGATCGGGTAGATGAAAGGGATGGGATTGTGCGTATAATCGATTATAAAACCGGGAATGTACTTCAAGGAGACCTGGAGATAATAGATTGGGAAGAGCTTCGAGCAGATTATAAGTATAGTAAGGCGTTTCAGGTGTTAACTTATGCACTGATGATTCATTCTCAAGGGACTATTAAACAATCGGAGGCTGGAATTATTTCTTTTAAAAACCTCAACAGTGGCTTTCTTAAATTTGCCACAAAGACTTCCTCCAGAAGCGCAAGAGACCATGCCGTTACTGAGGATATCCTGAAGATTTTTAAGACAGAATTGGTAAAGCTGATAAGGGAAATATGCGATCCTGCAATTCCTTTTATTGAAAAGGAAGTTTAATTTCCGAAAAATTAGTATTTTCGCATCCCACGGGGCATTAGCTCAGCTGGCTAGAGCGTTTGGCTGGCAGCCAAAAGGTCATCGGTTCGACTCCGATATGCTCCACATCAAGCAGAAAACCAGGACGAAAGTTCTGGTTTTTTTATTCTGAAGAAATTCAAGCTGGCTTGCTATTTCGAAAGAATGAAAAAGGCCAAGGCATTGGAACAATGACCGGTTTTCTATTTGCAGTAGTGGCCCTGTGAGGACGGGTAACAATCACTCCGATATGCTCCACATCAAGCAGAAAACCAGGACGAAAGTTCTGGTTTTTTTATTCTGAAGAAATTCAAGCTGGCTTGCTATTTCGAAAGAATGAAAAAGGCCAAGGCATTGGAACAATGACCGGTTTTCTATTTGCAGTAGTGGCCCTGTGAGGACGGGTAACAATCACTCCGATATGCTCCACATCAAGCAGAAAACCAGGACGAAAGTTCTGGTTTTTTTATTCTGAAGAAATTCAAGCTGGCTTGCTATTTCGAAAGAATAAAAAAGATCAGGGCATTGGAACAATGACCGGTTTTCTATTTGCAGTAGTGGATCTGTGAGGACGGGTAAAATCAATAAGACAATTCGGTAAAAATTTCAATATGTATATTTAA includes the following:
- a CDS encoding UvrD-helicase domain-containing protein; its protein translation is MTDQSSFVIFNASAGSGKTYSLVKAYLKTLLINPGSDYYKYLLAITFTNKAVAEMKQRIITYLRHFAEENVLDDPPEMMKSLSKECNLSLQQVHQKSEDILHHLLHHYAAFSVETIDGLNHRLIRTFARDLKIASNFEVSLEQDELLDQAVDNLMKRAGEDKQITEILVEFTLDKTDDDKSWDISKDISRAAGILFNENELPNVERLKSWSLSRFNKIRSRLRTALSEADSQLQQIAGDTLQLIDESGLEHEDFSGSYYPKYLKKVLDGSELRFGSKWQETLRDKPLYPTRLLKEAPHSAATIDELAHQFADVFDQTKTIYFRKLLIRSLLTNLTPLSVINLVQQEIDNIKEEENIVPISEFNRLINAEIKNQPAPYIYERLGERYRHFFIDEFQDTSSLQWENLVPLIDNSLSQEQDANPGSLLLVGDAKQAIYRWRGGLPELFIELYNCKNPFSVTDKTVKNLDTNWRSCAEIVNFNNDFFTHISGYFNKKLHQELYAIGNNQKQNYREGGYVRMEFVEFERKDDAHEVYADSVSNSIKDLLSQGYQLSDICVLTRKRMEGISLGELLMEKGIRVVSSETLLLAHSPVVKFLVNILIFRSQPENDELKAEILLFLHQHYQVNEPLSDFLATFFPGAEIDFSATLQNYGIELRLDKTQSLTLYETCEYVLIHCELLTRADAYVDGFMNLVFDFEQRQAMLKSSFAEYWFSKKEKEAISIGEDVNAVRLMTIHKAKGLEFPVVLFPYADVDIYSEKMPKTWIHAETITDESEPFMINFNKDIVEYGDEGETIYNERRATLQLDNINLLYVTLTRAVEQLHIFSKKTNPPANGELKKYSDFFISYLQYKELWNDDSKVFEFGAPPKPDPAISTPEVKETIIEYIASPPETHDLKLATAEASLWETDASLKITAGTLLHDIMGKIKFSDDVEEVLDKFELESGMEGTEIEKLRSIIVKITSHPELAHLFQPGQKVETERDIITADGQLLRPDRINFHPNGEITLIDYKTGGASDSHIEQVETYARALRDMKLKVNNKLIIYASEDKIMINKL
- a CDS encoding OmpA family protein is translated as MKHLNTFLVAALLLLGVGVTNAQDENNPWAIEVGVNAVDVYPVGLDDEGRFPNMIGDLAIKGDLFDEYFNANDHWNILPSISRVSVGRYIGSGFTFTAAGSVNKITKLGNVKINDVTYYSADGEIEYSLRDVIGGPGGWFDPTLGVGGGYTWVDDVGFGTANALAGVRFWVGENLALSFQSAYKHSFEDDYGIIHFQHSVGVMFKFGGKDTDGDGIYDQDDECPETPGLPEFNGCPDTDGDGIEDRKDACPNTPGLAEFNGCPDTDGDGIPDPQDACPTVAGIASLNGCPDADGDGITDAEDACPNEAGPAANNGCPWPDRDGDGVLDKDDQCPDVPGTVANNGCPEVTVEIIKQLNDYSKTILFDTGKATIRQESYAVLQSIVDIMKEYPNTYFVIEGHTDSVGSDKSNQTLSDNRAKSVRDYLVTIGMDGSRLSSVGYGESRPIATNNTKAGRQQNRRVEISLKK
- a CDS encoding PD-(D/E)XK nuclease family protein, whose protein sequence is MQTFLEETIEELLKKHEDIAQLTIVLPSKRAGGFFKNYLRNQIAKTTFLPRIISIEEFVEILSDLRIIDNTQLLLKSYGAYKQTTSIKEKEDFESYASWIQTLLNDFNEIDRYLVDTDKFFHYLGSIKSLEHWSMNDQPTEFISNYLSFWNSLPEFYDRLRSSLLQEGVGYQGMVYRKAAEELEHYLSSHGDEPHVFIGFNALNTAEQTIIKELLETGNSEIYWDAESYFFEDRDHSASRFMKEYFKSWKYYSGTKPTLSANYRRPKIFHFIEVQKNIAQVKYAGQLLARMSQEELNETAVVLADENLLVPLIYSLPPQLKSVNITMGVSIRNFPASTFFLSLLQMHRKKSSQWYYKDVMRLLNNPIGSKLVHDARTIVSEISRQNYTYISLAQLVNLSDGNSEENLNLLFGEWGNDPSLAIKLSKKLLLQLKDLTRENPMERVTVFELYKVFDNIGVYAKDFAHLNSIRTVYSLLEEALSATTTDFKGDAYQGLQIMGVLETRVLDFKNIILLSVNEGFLPSGKSNASFLTYDLKKEYDLPLFTDKDAIYTYHFYRLLHRAENIWLLYNGSSEGLNVGEKSRFLLQLEIEKLENHKIIQETASPLISIYNTPAREISKTKTVLNRLKEIASNGFSPSALTAYIRNPMDFYLSRVLKINEAEEVEETVDFQTLGTIVHNCLQTFYEPLEGTILTKADLAVMKNRVHEEVTCEFEKTFMKGEFTKGKNLLIFEVAKRYVENLIQLDQTDLEHGHQIRILQIETNLKMSIPIEELSFPVAIQGTVDRVDERDGIVRIIDYKTGNVLQGDLEIIDWEELRADYKYSKAFQVLTYALMIHSQGTIKQSEAGIISFKNLNSGFLKFATKTSSRSARDHAVTEDILKIFKTELVKLIREICDPAIPFIEKEV
- a CDS encoding NAD(P)-dependent alcohol dehydrogenase, translated to MKAAIRRKYGSPSCIRIENIEKPIPKENEVLIKVIATTVNRTDCANLTARPFIMRFILGIFKPGKIILGTDFAGEVVSLGESVKSLKIGDRVFGFKDTGSRSQAEYIALEENNLFAIPENINYKQAAASLEGAHYAYTFIHKVKIKPEQKILVNGATGAIGSALLQFVRQYDVHITATCNTKNIELIRSLGADKIYDYLQEDFTAYQDKYDFIFDAVGKSTFGKCKPLLKDNGVYISSELGPNSQNLLFALTTPIIGSKRVIFPVPFNTKKTIPYIMQLLKEEKFKPVIDREYSIDEIGLAYEYVLRGEKTGNVIVKLV
- a CDS encoding superoxide dismutase, which encodes MSFQLPTLPYATDALEPHIDARTMEIHHGKHHAGYTNNLNAAIEGTDLEGKSIEEILTNLDMSNGAVRNNGGGYYNHRLFWEVMSPNGGGQPSGELAEAINDAYGSFDAFKETFSKAAKTQFGSGWAWLCVHPGGKVEVCSTPNQDNPLMPGVTCGGTPILGLDVWEHAYYLNYQNRRPDYVAAFFNVINWDAVAKNYAQNK
- the kbl gene encoding glycine C-acetyltransferase → MYGNIKEHLQRELEEIKENGLFKKERIITSPQDAVITISTGEKVINFCANNYLGLSSNKEVIQAAKDTMDTHGFGMSSVRFICGTQDIHKTLEKKIADYYGTEDTILYAAAFDANGGVFEPLLGPDDAIISDSLNHASIIDGVRLCKAARYRYQNSDMDDLEKQLIAANENNARFKIIVTDGVFSMDGLLAPLDKICDLAEKYDALVMIDECHAAGFIGETGRGTLEEKGVMGRIDIITGTLGKALGGAMGGYTTAKKEIIEMLRQRSRPYLFSNSLAPAIVGASIKVFEMLDTDTRLRDKLQENTAYFKKGMQKAGFDIIDGDSAIVPVMLYDAKLSQTMADMLLEEGIYVIGFFYPVVPKGKARIRVQLSAAHEKEHLDKAINAFVKVGEKLGVINP